Proteins from one Candidatus Methylomirabilota bacterium genomic window:
- the udk gene encoding uridine kinase produces the protein MTVGPPRSKVFLVGIAGGSGSGKTTLCRALTERSPDVSVLDLDAYYLDRSHLAPGDRAHLNFDEPAAFDTGLLAEHLSCLARGEAIAKPVYSFVSHTRVGTEPFVPRRFVLVEGLFSLWWEDVRRLWDLTVYVDAAVDLRLDRRVRRDVASRGRTVESVMAQYAETVRPMHERYVEPTRRHARVVLSNEGAIEAALTPFTEALRRLGIRSDG, from the coding sequence GTGACGGTTGGCCCTCCGCGGTCGAAGGTCTTTCTCGTAGGAATCGCCGGGGGCTCGGGCTCGGGCAAGACGACGCTCTGCCGGGCGCTCACCGAGCGCTCACCAGACGTCTCCGTGCTCGATCTGGACGCGTACTACCTCGACCGGAGCCATCTTGCCCCGGGCGACCGCGCGCATCTCAATTTCGACGAGCCCGCGGCCTTCGACACCGGACTACTGGCCGAACACCTCAGCTGCCTGGCGCGAGGCGAAGCGATCGCCAAGCCGGTCTATTCCTTCGTGAGCCATACCCGGGTCGGCACCGAGCCCTTCGTGCCTCGGCGCTTCGTCCTGGTCGAGGGGCTCTTCTCGCTCTGGTGGGAAGACGTTCGTCGCCTTTGGGACCTCACGGTCTACGTGGACGCGGCGGTCGACCTTCGCCTCGATCGCCGCGTCCGTCGGGATGTGGCCAGTCGGGGTCGCACCGTCGAGTCCGTGATGGCTCAGTACGCCGAGACGGTGCGCCCGATGCACGAGCGCTACGTGGAGCCCACGCGACGCCACGCTCGCGTCGTGCTGTCCAACGAGGGCGCCATCGAGGCGGCCCTGACCCCCTTCACCGAGGCGCTTCGCCGCCTCGGCATCCGTTCCGACGGCTAG
- a CDS encoding glycosyltransferase family 4 protein — protein sequence MNIGLLSEALPYLPSVGGFRLYGANLLRRLGARHQIDLVTLLPGSDGAHLDWARPYCRSVHTIPLGPRPVLSRMANLASTYGRGRALYPRRAVASALENGLRKGAWDVLHVEGTYVAALMDDGFPIPKILSAHDSRSLRAVEMRRCATTLWEKSYYRLRGLVDPRFERLVYPRFDRCVFVAPRDVEAARAAVPGVRTALIPNGVDAEHFHPMDVPREPATLVFHGHLGYLPNVDAVVAFAETIFPLIQRRVPEAVFHVIGAEPHPSVMALRSRPGIRLSANLADLRAAVCSASVYVCLLRHGTGIKNKLLEAMAMGLPVVTHPSAFEGIDGTDGTHMLAAVEPAPFAEHVVRLIQDRDLSARLAAAGRRLVEERYAWASRAREFEQLYEDVIRERNRRPMDSAARP from the coding sequence ATGAACATCGGGCTGCTGTCGGAAGCCCTGCCCTACCTGCCGTCGGTGGGGGGATTTCGCCTCTACGGCGCGAATCTGCTCCGCCGCCTCGGGGCGCGGCATCAGATCGATCTGGTCACGTTGCTTCCCGGAAGCGACGGCGCGCACCTCGACTGGGCGCGACCCTACTGCCGATCCGTGCACACGATCCCGCTCGGCCCGCGCCCGGTGCTATCGCGGATGGCCAACCTGGCCTCGACATACGGCCGCGGCCGGGCCCTGTACCCGCGACGAGCGGTGGCCTCGGCGCTGGAGAATGGTCTTCGGAAGGGCGCCTGGGACGTCCTGCACGTCGAAGGGACCTACGTCGCGGCGCTCATGGACGACGGCTTCCCCATCCCCAAGATCCTGTCGGCCCATGATTCCCGTAGCCTCCGCGCCGTGGAAATGCGGCGCTGCGCGACGACGTTGTGGGAGAAGTCCTACTATCGGCTGCGCGGGCTCGTGGATCCGAGGTTCGAGCGCCTCGTCTATCCGCGGTTCGATCGCTGCGTGTTCGTCGCCCCGCGCGATGTCGAGGCCGCCCGCGCAGCCGTCCCCGGGGTGCGCACCGCCCTCATTCCCAACGGAGTGGACGCGGAGCACTTCCATCCGATGGACGTGCCCAGGGAGCCGGCCACGCTGGTCTTCCACGGGCATCTCGGCTATCTGCCCAACGTCGACGCGGTCGTCGCCTTCGCGGAGACGATCTTCCCGCTGATCCAACGCCGCGTGCCCGAGGCGGTCTTTCACGTGATCGGCGCCGAGCCTCATCCGAGCGTGATGGCCCTCCGGAGCCGACCGGGCATTCGGCTATCTGCCAACCTGGCGGACCTCCGGGCGGCGGTCTGCTCCGCGTCGGTCTATGTGTGCCTTCTCCGTCACGGCACCGGCATCAAGAACAAGCTCCTCGAGGCCATGGCCATGGGTCTCCCCGTGGTGACGCATCCCAGCGCGTTCGAGGGGATCGACGGGACCGACGGCACCCACATGCTCGCAGCCGTCGAGCCCGCCCCCTTCGCCGAGCACGTGGTGCGCCTGATCCAGGATCGTGACCTGTCCGCCCGGCTGGCCGCGGCCGGCCGTCGGTTGGTCGAAGAGCGCTACGCATGGGCCTCCCGGGCGCGCGAATTCGAGCAGCTGTACGAGGACGTGATCCGGGAGCGGAACCGGAGGCCGATGGACTCAGCCGCCCGCCCGTGA
- a CDS encoding glycosyltransferase family 4 protein, whose product MRILFVSTTVPYPLNTGANQRIYHVLRALSRLGHITFACPTDGGRWPSELDAVQPLFQQALLYPNESFDASGPARSDGLFDRLSRLARYHGHLREPALIRWYRSPQGAQVIADACQQGFDLIWVERLISIGLLPGNVGCRVILDLDDVQYRKLGHRLRRTGPGLRTALDLVEFFKLRRMERGLVRHGPHEYVVCSALDKQILGGESRIWVVPNGIEMPTEPAWRPSDVADPSFVFVGAMSTEANVDAVHFFVRQILPRIRRVMPRARTLIVGSRPTPEVLALHDGQSVVVTGTVPAVEPFLQDATMTVVPIRFGGGTRIKILEALAHGVPVVSTRIGAEGLEVEHDRHLLLADTPEQFADACIALARDGARRSALSREGLKLVQERYDWRVIEHQVQQVVAGRSPVSP is encoded by the coding sequence GTGAGGATCCTATTCGTTTCGACCACCGTGCCCTATCCGCTGAACACGGGCGCGAACCAGCGCATCTACCACGTGCTTCGCGCCCTGTCTCGACTCGGACACATCACCTTCGCGTGTCCGACCGACGGCGGCCGATGGCCGTCCGAGCTTGACGCGGTACAGCCACTATTCCAGCAGGCTCTGCTGTATCCGAACGAGTCGTTCGATGCGTCGGGCCCGGCACGATCCGACGGCCTGTTCGATCGCCTCTCCCGGCTCGCCCGATATCACGGACATCTCCGGGAGCCAGCCCTCATTCGATGGTACCGCTCGCCGCAAGGAGCTCAAGTAATTGCCGACGCCTGCCAGCAGGGATTCGACCTGATCTGGGTCGAGCGTCTCATCTCGATCGGCCTGCTGCCCGGAAATGTGGGATGCCGCGTCATCCTGGACTTGGACGACGTCCAGTACCGGAAGCTGGGACACCGGCTTCGGCGCACCGGCCCGGGACTGCGCACCGCCCTCGACCTCGTCGAGTTCTTCAAGCTGCGTCGGATGGAGCGCGGGCTCGTCCGACACGGTCCACACGAGTACGTGGTTTGCTCGGCGCTCGACAAGCAGATCCTCGGCGGCGAAAGCCGGATCTGGGTGGTCCCCAACGGGATCGAGATGCCGACCGAGCCAGCCTGGCGGCCGTCGGACGTCGCGGATCCTTCCTTCGTGTTCGTCGGGGCCATGAGCACCGAGGCCAACGTGGACGCGGTGCACTTCTTCGTGCGTCAGATCTTGCCTCGAATCCGCCGCGTCATGCCGCGGGCCCGTACCTTGATCGTCGGCTCACGCCCGACTCCCGAGGTCCTCGCGCTCCACGACGGCCAGTCCGTGGTCGTGACCGGGACAGTGCCCGCGGTAGAGCCGTTCCTGCAGGACGCGACGATGACCGTGGTCCCGATCCGGTTCGGGGGCGGTACGCGGATCAAGATTCTGGAAGCGCTCGCTCATGGCGTGCCGGTGGTCTCCACCCGGATCGGGGCGGAAGGTCTCGAAGTCGAGCACGACCGACATCTGCTACTCGCCGACACACCGGAACAGTTCGCCGATGCCTGCATCGCACTGGCCCGCGACGGAGCGCGGCGAAGTGCGCTGTCACGGGAGGGCCTCAAACTGGTGCAGGAGCGGTACGACTGGCGGGTAATCGAGCATCAAGTCCAGCAGGTGGTCGCGGGTCGAAGCCCCGTCTCACCCTAG
- a CDS encoding GDP-mannose 4,6-dehydratase, with protein MKRALITGIAGQDGSYLAEYLLSLGYTVFGLGRREPESLRWLVPILDRIEMISGDLRDATSLEIAFQKAWPDEIYNLAGQVFVPTSWEIPDETFDINVGGPSRLLRLIEQRKPETRLYQASSSEMFGNVDGLCHEDTPLAPTSPYGVSKMAAHRLLEVYRARKLFAVGGILFNHESPRRGPEMVTRKITRAAAGWAAGDRSKLRLGNLAARRDWGFAGDYVRAMHAMLQQPTPRDYVIATGESHSVEEFLSMVLALVHGIPDPREATPLIADYVETDPRLLRSGEIHDLRGDARLARSDLGWAPSVDFAGLVHMMLASDAAAAGGRLPPVPGTSAD; from the coding sequence ATGAAGCGTGCGCTGATCACCGGCATCGCCGGCCAGGACGGCAGCTATCTCGCCGAGTACCTGCTGAGCCTCGGGTACACGGTCTTCGGGCTGGGTCGCCGGGAGCCCGAGTCGTTGCGCTGGCTGGTCCCGATTCTCGACCGGATCGAGATGATCTCCGGCGACCTGCGAGACGCCACCTCTCTGGAGATCGCCTTTCAGAAGGCGTGGCCCGACGAGATCTACAACCTGGCCGGCCAGGTGTTCGTGCCGACCAGCTGGGAGATCCCCGATGAGACGTTCGACATCAACGTCGGAGGCCCGAGCCGTCTCCTCCGCCTCATCGAGCAGCGCAAGCCGGAGACCCGCCTCTACCAGGCGTCCAGCTCCGAGATGTTCGGCAACGTGGACGGGCTCTGCCACGAGGACACGCCGCTGGCGCCGACGTCACCGTATGGCGTCTCCAAGATGGCGGCGCACCGGCTGCTCGAGGTCTACCGCGCCCGAAAGCTGTTCGCGGTTGGGGGAATCCTCTTCAACCACGAGTCCCCGAGGCGCGGCCCCGAGATGGTCACCCGCAAGATCACGCGGGCCGCCGCGGGATGGGCCGCCGGCGATCGCAGCAAGCTTCGTCTGGGCAATCTGGCGGCGCGTCGCGACTGGGGCTTCGCCGGCGATTACGTGCGCGCGATGCACGCCATGCTCCAGCAGCCCACGCCGCGGGACTACGTGATCGCCACCGGCGAGTCTCACAGCGTGGAGGAGTTCCTGAGCATGGTGCTGGCCCTGGTCCATGGCATCCCGGATCCCCGCGAGGCGACGCCCCTGATCGCGGACTACGTGGAGACCGATCCCCGTCTGCTCCGTTCCGGCGAGATCCACGACCTGCGCGGGGACGCTCGTCTCGCCCGGAGCGATCTGGGCTGGGCGCCGTCGGTAGACTTCGCCGGCCTCGTGCACATGATGCTGGCCTCCGACGCGGCCGCGGCCGGCGGTCGTCTGCCGCCAGTGCCGGGCACGTCCGCGGATTGA
- a CDS encoding alkaline phosphatase family protein, which yields MSNRGSVRIFVLIDALGWALIEKKDFLRNFLPHQQPLRTVLGYSSGAIPSILTGRVPADHGHWNLMYRDRAGSPFGWLRFLRFLPERLLDNRFGRKALKELGRRVLGLGPLFEVCVSPRLLPWFNWTERRNIYAPRGIAVDSIFDHLVQRGVPHRVYSYHSLRDEEILEQARRDLERRTTGFFFLYLSEMDRFLHHHCDTDAPFDERLDWYARGLGKVFDAARAVDPAAEFTVISDHGMTPVRHVGNLVGEVERLGLAMPREYLAVYDSTMGRFWFSTDEARRRVEDRLRAVPYGRILADDELERLGILFPDRRYGELVFLLEPGWLIGGSDFNGRGWAPAGMHGYHPDDAYSDGIFLSSRRPATEVKSLLDIHPLMVTAAHAVRSEASPT from the coding sequence ATGAGCAACCGCGGATCAGTTCGGATCTTCGTTCTCATCGACGCCCTGGGCTGGGCGCTGATCGAGAAGAAGGACTTCCTCCGGAACTTCCTGCCGCACCAGCAGCCTCTTCGCACGGTGCTGGGATACAGCTCGGGCGCGATCCCATCCATCCTGACCGGCCGCGTGCCCGCCGATCACGGCCACTGGAATCTCATGTACCGAGATCGGGCGGGCTCCCCGTTCGGATGGCTTCGATTTCTTCGCTTCCTTCCCGAGCGCCTGCTCGATAATCGCTTCGGCCGAAAAGCCTTGAAGGAGCTGGGCCGGCGCGTCCTGGGCCTGGGCCCACTCTTCGAGGTATGCGTGAGCCCGCGGCTGCTTCCCTGGTTCAACTGGACCGAGAGGCGGAACATCTATGCCCCGAGGGGAATCGCGGTCGACTCCATCTTCGATCACCTCGTGCAGCGGGGCGTTCCGCATCGGGTCTACTCGTACCACTCCCTGCGCGACGAGGAGATCCTGGAGCAGGCTCGGCGCGATCTGGAGCGACGCACCACCGGCTTCTTCTTCCTCTACCTGAGCGAGATGGATCGGTTCCTCCACCACCATTGCGATACCGACGCTCCGTTCGACGAGCGCCTCGACTGGTACGCCCGCGGCCTGGGCAAGGTCTTCGACGCCGCCCGTGCGGTGGACCCGGCCGCGGAGTTCACGGTGATCTCCGACCACGGCATGACCCCGGTCCGCCATGTCGGCAACCTGGTCGGAGAGGTCGAGCGGTTGGGGCTGGCCATGCCGCGCGAATATCTGGCGGTCTACGACTCCACCATGGGTCGCTTCTGGTTCTCGACCGACGAAGCGCGCCGGCGGGTCGAGGATCGGCTTCGGGCGGTTCCCTACGGTCGCATTCTCGCCGACGACGAGCTCGAGCGGCTCGGCATCCTCTTTCCGGATCGACGCTACGGTGAGCTGGTGTTCCTGCTGGAGCCCGGCTGGCTGATCGGCGGTAGCGATTTCAACGGCCGCGGATGGGCGCCGGCGGGCATGCATGGCTACCACCCGGATGATGCCTATTCCGACGGGATCTTTCTGTCCAGCCGCCGACCCGCCACCGAGGTCAAGAGCCTGCTCGACATCCATCCGCTCATGGTGACGGCCGCGCACGCGGTGCGATCGGAGGCGTCGCCGACATGA
- a CDS encoding O-antigen ligase family protein — protein sequence MIIFYLLVSVMPFVRHPFWSLFIGSLTIVKIAGLICVGYALLYSNVRRTRPDYFRTWQARLSVLLCVMGMASYVIIGSRVPFEVSPFLSYVSFLMFFYVTLNVVDSASRLRWVMLVAAGSMAYASIHVLREWQNSGFDYGYRPGWVTGDPNYFSLSALLGLPFAFYLMRTRQPTWERNVCIGCLGLTLVGFALAASRGGLLGLAASVMVVAWRSKHRIKVMAAAVALLIPLMVFSPSSPIGRLLNPTYSDRDSSDSRLLLWTAGLKMMRQHPFTGVGVGNYKQALDTVLAPGTSTRFSVAHNTYIQVGAELGIVGLAVFVGIILMTLRSTQRIRRAARRARVPLIGQAAEAIQVGLVGFSVSITFVSAEYHKFFWLVVFLTCCLPALLRPKHAGGPWWARRTPRGASAPPVAAPPGGPAGDSERAPGPVGSPSP from the coding sequence ATGATCATCTTCTACCTGCTGGTGTCGGTGATGCCGTTCGTGCGGCATCCCTTCTGGTCCCTCTTCATAGGCAGTCTCACGATCGTGAAGATCGCGGGGCTGATCTGCGTCGGCTACGCGTTGCTCTACTCGAACGTCCGACGGACCCGACCGGACTACTTCCGCACTTGGCAAGCCCGCTTGTCGGTTCTTCTGTGCGTCATGGGCATGGCTTCGTACGTCATCATCGGGTCGCGCGTTCCCTTCGAGGTCAGCCCGTTCCTGAGCTACGTATCGTTCCTCATGTTCTTCTACGTGACCCTGAACGTCGTCGACTCCGCCAGCCGGCTGCGCTGGGTCATGCTGGTGGCCGCGGGCTCGATGGCGTACGCCTCGATACACGTCCTCCGGGAGTGGCAGAATTCCGGCTTCGACTACGGCTATCGGCCCGGCTGGGTGACCGGCGATCCCAACTATTTCTCGTTGTCCGCGCTGCTGGGCCTGCCCTTCGCGTTCTATCTCATGCGGACGCGCCAGCCCACGTGGGAGCGGAATGTCTGCATCGGGTGCCTCGGACTGACGCTGGTCGGGTTTGCCCTCGCCGCGTCGCGTGGCGGTCTCCTCGGCCTCGCCGCCTCGGTCATGGTGGTGGCGTGGAGATCCAAGCATCGGATCAAGGTCATGGCCGCCGCGGTGGCTCTGCTCATCCCGCTGATGGTCTTTTCACCGTCGTCTCCAATCGGCCGCCTGTTGAATCCCACGTACAGCGATCGGGACTCCTCAGATTCGCGGCTGCTCCTGTGGACCGCCGGGCTCAAGATGATGCGCCAACACCCGTTCACCGGTGTGGGCGTCGGCAACTACAAGCAAGCGCTGGACACCGTTCTCGCGCCCGGGACGAGCACCCGCTTCTCGGTGGCCCACAACACCTACATTCAGGTCGGGGCCGAGCTGGGGATCGTGGGGCTGGCCGTCTTCGTGGGGATCATCCTGATGACGCTGCGGAGCACCCAACGAATCCGGCGGGCCGCTCGCCGGGCTCGCGTGCCGCTGATCGGCCAGGCCGCGGAGGCGATCCAGGTCGGGCTCGTCGGCTTCTCCGTGTCCATCACGTTCGTGTCGGCGGAGTATCACAAGTTCTTCTGGCTGGTGGTCTTCCTGACCTGCTGCCTGCCCGCCCTGCTGCGGCCGAAGCACGCGGGGGGCCCCTGGTGGGCCCGTCGCACTCCTCGCGGCGCCTCCGCCCCCCCGGTGGCGGCTCCCCCCGGTGGTCCGGCCGGGGACTCCGAGCGAGCGCCCGGTCCGGTCGGATCTCCGTCTCCATGA
- a CDS encoding CpsD/CapB family tyrosine-protein kinase, with translation MSLVSPAGLEAEQYRALRHVVEQRRKTDNLSVIAISSPGVGDGKTTTAINLAGALAQGADASVLLVEADLRQPAIGRLLGFGDSARLGLVDAILDSKLTLADIVQPRPPYNLSVVVAGQTPPSPYEVLKSPRLGTLLEEARRQYDYVVMDTTPLVAVQDCRVVARWVDGVVVVVAADRTPRALLEAALDVLDPAKVVGLVFNGFDHLLSNRYNRYYSAYYAPASTPGHGAGTLRKISKGVGSLLGRGGRAAGSRPRDRVR, from the coding sequence GTGAGCCTGGTGTCGCCGGCCGGGTTGGAGGCCGAGCAGTATCGGGCGCTTCGTCACGTGGTGGAGCAGCGACGAAAGACCGACAATCTGTCGGTCATCGCGATATCCAGTCCCGGCGTGGGCGATGGGAAGACCACTACCGCCATCAACCTGGCCGGAGCGCTGGCCCAGGGAGCGGACGCGTCGGTGCTGCTGGTCGAGGCCGATCTGCGTCAGCCCGCCATCGGCCGCTTGTTGGGTTTCGGGGATTCGGCCCGGTTGGGGCTGGTGGACGCCATCCTCGACTCCAAGCTCACCCTCGCCGACATCGTGCAGCCACGGCCCCCCTACAACTTGAGCGTGGTGGTCGCCGGCCAGACACCGCCGAGTCCGTACGAGGTGCTCAAATCTCCACGGCTGGGGACCCTGCTCGAGGAGGCGCGCCGGCAGTACGACTACGTGGTGATGGACACGACGCCCCTGGTGGCGGTGCAGGACTGCCGGGTCGTCGCCCGCTGGGTGGACGGCGTCGTGGTCGTGGTCGCGGCGGACCGTACTCCGCGAGCGCTCCTCGAAGCCGCGCTCGACGTGCTCGACCCCGCAAAGGTGGTCGGGCTCGTCTTCAACGGGTTCGATCACCTGCTGTCGAACCGCTACAATCGGTACTACTCGGCGTACTACGCGCCCGCCTCGACGCCCGGGCACGGCGCCGGAACACTCCGGAAGATCTCGAAGGGGGTTGGCTCGCTCCTGGGTCGCGGTGGCCGCGCAGCCGGGAGCCGCCCCCGGGACCGAGTCCGTTGA
- a CDS encoding glycosyltransferase family 4 protein gives MRILFVGLDPPLPATNGHRIRTAAVLRALVADGHDVTLVSFHDPQDSVDMEGLKRLCRSVDLMPPAIEGTAGIRSYLGRLRSAATLLPYTVHRFSTREMRATLGRHLSRQAFDLVVCDEAYAMTDLPPTRPPVVVDTIQIAFLLLRRYSARARNPLVRLYAGLEYWKTRRWEIAAGNQASALVACSEAERRLYAELCPRTPVFLVPNVVDTEHFVPTDDPGGGTVLYTGGMDWHPNRDAVEFFATSILPTLRELIPPVRFRVAGRAPAPEFRQRLESVAGVEFSGTVPDMRTEIARATVCVVPLRIGTGTRLKILEAGAMEKAMVSTHLGAEGLELTDGEEIVLVDDPAAFAREVARLLRDPARRRTMGQAARHRVVKQYGTPALQSALRDCLHHVTRRS, from the coding sequence ATGCGCATCCTCTTCGTTGGCCTCGATCCTCCGTTGCCGGCCACCAACGGGCATCGGATCAGGACGGCGGCGGTGCTGAGGGCCCTCGTCGCGGACGGCCACGACGTGACGCTCGTGTCCTTCCACGATCCCCAGGACTCCGTCGACATGGAGGGCCTGAAGCGCCTCTGCCGGTCCGTCGATCTGATGCCGCCGGCCATCGAGGGTACCGCGGGGATCCGAAGCTATCTCGGCCGCCTTCGCTCCGCGGCGACGCTGCTGCCCTACACCGTCCATCGCTTCTCGACCCGTGAGATGCGGGCCACCCTCGGCCGTCATCTCTCCCGGCAGGCATTCGACCTCGTCGTGTGCGACGAGGCCTATGCCATGACAGACCTTCCGCCGACGCGGCCCCCGGTGGTGGTCGACACCATCCAGATCGCGTTTCTCCTCCTCCGCCGCTATTCCGCCCGGGCTCGGAATCCGCTGGTCCGGCTCTACGCGGGCCTCGAGTACTGGAAGACCCGTCGCTGGGAGATCGCGGCCGGCAATCAGGCCTCCGCGCTGGTGGCCTGCTCCGAGGCCGAGCGGCGACTCTACGCCGAGCTGTGCCCGCGCACGCCGGTGTTCCTCGTCCCGAACGTGGTGGACACCGAGCACTTCGTGCCCACCGACGATCCGGGTGGCGGGACGGTGCTCTATACCGGCGGCATGGATTGGCATCCCAATCGCGATGCGGTGGAGTTCTTCGCGACGTCCATCCTGCCAACCCTCCGTGAGTTGATCCCGCCGGTGCGCTTCCGGGTCGCCGGACGTGCTCCGGCCCCGGAGTTCCGCCAGCGGCTCGAGAGCGTCGCGGGCGTCGAGTTCAGCGGCACGGTCCCGGACATGCGCACCGAGATCGCCCGGGCCACGGTGTGCGTCGTCCCGCTCCGGATCGGCACCGGGACCCGGCTGAAAATCCTCGAGGCGGGGGCGATGGAGAAGGCCATGGTGTCCACCCACCTGGGCGCCGAGGGCCTGGAGTTGACGGACGGAGAGGAGATCGTGCTGGTCGACGACCCCGCCGCCTTCGCCCGCGAGGTCGCCCGCCTGCTGCGGGACCCCGCTCGCCGCCGGACGATGGGGCAGGCCGCGCGGCATCGCGTCGTGAAACAGTACGGCACTCCCGCGCTGCAGAGCGCGCTGCGGGACTGCCTGCACCACGTCACGCGCCGATCATGA
- a CDS encoding sugar transferase codes for MSLAALEGLVLFLAVCGSIFAWGHLLFVDWIDVATMIWQAAAISSCCIIAFYYNDLYDLQVVRSFSLFSARLLQSFGVALIFLGGFYSIFPDTRIGGGAFFSSLVVSIGLLVPLRALGYTVMRRRAFADRVLILGAGSLARRIIDEIESRPNFRYAVVGIVEDGLEAEVSGLPYPVLGPLERLDKIVDDVKPDRLIVALTERRGRMPMAHLLECGTKGILVEDGLSTYEYFTGKLPIESLTPSFLVFSGAFQKSRLQLGMRRLASFVAAIVGLVVTAPLMAVIALAIKIDSRGPVFFIDERAGQGGRAFRLVKFRTMHPAVPGERSPDSIWNRDDDGRITRVGHWLRPLRLDELPQFWNILRGEMGLVGPRPEILSNVRAMTEQIPYYALRHSIAPGLTGWAQTRSGYSVSLEQVTEKMRHDLFYIKHMSFWLDLRILVDTAKIVLFGRGAR; via the coding sequence TTGAGCCTGGCCGCTCTCGAAGGCCTCGTCCTGTTCCTGGCGGTGTGCGGAAGCATCTTTGCCTGGGGTCATCTCCTGTTCGTGGACTGGATCGACGTGGCCACCATGATCTGGCAAGCCGCGGCCATTTCCTCCTGCTGCATCATCGCCTTCTACTACAACGACCTCTACGATCTCCAGGTCGTGCGCAGCTTCAGCCTCTTCTCCGCGCGGTTGCTGCAGTCCTTCGGGGTCGCGTTGATCTTCCTCGGCGGCTTCTACTCGATCTTCCCGGACACCCGGATCGGCGGTGGCGCCTTCTTCTCGAGCCTGGTGGTCAGCATCGGGTTGCTCGTACCCCTGCGTGCCCTGGGCTACACCGTCATGCGCCGGAGGGCGTTCGCGGATCGCGTTCTCATCCTGGGAGCCGGATCGCTCGCGCGACGCATCATCGACGAGATCGAATCTCGGCCGAACTTCCGCTATGCGGTCGTCGGAATCGTCGAGGACGGTCTCGAGGCCGAGGTCAGCGGCCTGCCCTATCCCGTCCTGGGCCCGTTGGAGCGCCTCGACAAGATCGTCGATGACGTGAAGCCCGATCGCCTGATCGTCGCGCTGACCGAGCGTCGCGGCCGCATGCCGATGGCCCACCTCCTGGAATGCGGAACGAAGGGCATCCTGGTCGAGGACGGACTCAGCACCTACGAGTACTTCACCGGCAAGCTCCCGATCGAGTCGCTCACGCCGTCGTTCCTGGTGTTCTCGGGGGCCTTCCAGAAGTCGCGCCTGCAGCTCGGCATGAGACGTCTGGCGAGCTTCGTCGCCGCGATCGTCGGGCTCGTGGTCACCGCGCCGCTGATGGCGGTCATCGCGCTGGCGATCAAGATCGACTCACGGGGGCCGGTCTTCTTCATCGACGAGCGCGCCGGCCAAGGGGGACGGGCCTTCCGGTTGGTGAAGTTCCGGACGATGCACCCAGCGGTGCCGGGTGAGCGTTCCCCCGACTCGATCTGGAATCGCGACGACGACGGCCGCATCACCCGGGTGGGCCACTGGCTGCGGCCGCTGCGTCTCGACGAGCTGCCCCAGTTCTGGAACATCCTGAGGGGTGAGATGGGCCTGGTCGGGCCCCGGCCCGAGATCCTCTCGAACGTCCGGGCGATGACCGAGCAGATCCCCTACTATGCGCTTCGCCACTCGATCGCCCCGGGGCTCACCGGTTGGGCGCAAACGCGCTCCGGCTATTCGGTGAGCCTCGAGCAAGTCACCGAGAAGATGCGGCACGACCTCTTCTACATCAAGCACATGTCCTTCTGGCTCGACCTGAGAATTCTCGTGGACACCGCGAAGATCGTTCTCTTCGGTCGGGGAGCCCGGTAG